CGTAGTCGTACTCGTCGGGGTCGGGCGCTTCGACGGCAGGCGTGAGCACGAGCGTGACGTGAACGCCGCGCTCGCGCGCCGCTTCGAGCTCATCGCTGAAACGGTCGAGGAGCGACGGCGTCAGCGACGCGACGAGCTCGTACTCGGCGGCCTCGATGACGTCGCCGAAGTACCGGTGGATGGTCGACCGGCTCTTCACGAGGCTCACCGCCTCCGTGTCGCGCGCCGGCGCGGTGTAGAGCTGTTCGAGGTCGTCTACCATCGACGTCACGTTCGACTGGAGGTTCTCGAACGCGACCGCGGGCTCGACCGCGATGGCCTTCATCGGCCGGGACTCCCGAATCTCGACGAGGCCGCGCTCGCCGAGGCTCCGAACGGTGTCGTAGACGCGCGGCTGCGGGATGTCCGTCTCTGCCGCGATGTCGCTCGCCGTGAGTTCCCCGTGCTGGAGCACCGCGAGGTAGGCCTCGATCTCGTACTCCCCGAGGTCGAACGCTTCGCCGACCCGTTCGAGGGTGTTCCGGAGATCGGACTCGGATTCGCTCATAGCGGTTGACTCGCGGGCGGAGAAATAAAAGCTTCCACCGACGCTCGACCGGAGAGCCCGGATTCAGACGCCGAACGTCGCGCGGAGCATATCGCGCGTCC
This sequence is a window from Halocalculus aciditolerans. Protein-coding genes within it:
- the trmB gene encoding HTH-type sugar sensing transcriptional regulator TrmB, which produces MSESESDLRNTLERVGEAFDLGEYEIEAYLAVLQHGELTASDIAAETDIPQPRVYDTVRSLGERGLVEIRESRPMKAIAVEPAVAFENLQSNVTSMVDDLEQLYTAPARDTEAVSLVKSRSTIHRYFGDVIEAAEYELVASLTPSLLDRFSDELEAARERGVHVTLVLTPAVEAPDPDEYDYDAVASVVRGRRGITTPVLAVADGDYSIYATQDAVREDPDRYGVIFHRSALGFLVSGFFNTVIWTTADFDLLAESAATALPRRYASLRRCVKDLQAIDGDVHATVEGRDVETGDARVVAGPVVDVDFDESEEVATLYVEDGGERVSVGGRVAAYEDVEAHEIELREN